From the genome of Prosthecochloris marina, one region includes:
- a CDS encoding FeoC-like transcriptional regulator, whose amino-acid sequence MPIKPVSFMSLLELKEYLQNRGIVSINDLSVHYNASPETLEPMLEHWIRKGKLRKETPDSSCGNKKSSCSCCTGNDVWYQWIQ is encoded by the coding sequence ATGCCAATCAAACCAGTATCATTCATGTCTCTTCTTGAACTGAAAGAATACTTGCAAAACAGGGGTATCGTCTCGATCAACGATCTCAGTGTCCATTACAATGCTTCACCTGAGACACTTGAGCCGATGCTCGAGCACTGGATCCGCAAAGGCAAGCTCCGTAAGGAAACACCCGACAGTTCATGCGGAAACAAAAAAAGCAGTTGCTCCTGCTGCACAGGCAATGATGTATGGTATCAGTGGATACAGTAG
- the feoB gene encoding Fe(2+) transporter permease subunit FeoB gives MPDTMIVNEQTTPNQKNIRKATIALAGNPNCGKTTLFNALTGLNQKTGNWPGVTVDRKTGTYTHEDLEIELVDLPGVYSITASSVDEEIAREYILSKEAKLIINIVDASNLERNLYLTSRLLEMNVPVLIALNMMDVANERGLEIDIHALESRLGCRIIPVIASKNKGIPALKIAIYQEIDRHKEYRSPAQYPRNLSTAIETFAEKLRTNGRQTDADPQWMAVKLLEGDLPLEKLVDNELQNEISQSRQKLSLELDEDIDIIVADSHYRQISTIVNEVVRRKLEVSETVSDKIDKVVLSRLWGIPIFLAAMYTMFMFTINLGGAFIDFFDMFAGTIFVDGLSALLEPLETPQWLLTILASGLGGSIQTMATFIPPIGFMFLFLSFLEDSGYMARAAFVMDRGMRFLGLPGKAFIPLLVGFGCNVPAIMGTRTIENQRDRLMTIMMNPFMSCGARLPVYALFAAAFFPVGGQNIVFLLYLIGIAFAVLTALVLKNTLLKGETSHFLMELPPYHFPTVKGVLLRTWDRLKSFLVRAGKVLVPVIVVLSFLNSLGTDGSFGNEDTENSVLSSISKTISPVFAPMGVTEDNWPATVGIFTGIFAKEAVVGTLDALYAQIGSDGEKSDEENEEFDFWAGINESFATIPANLGDLADTVLDPLGISIGDVSDMETAAEEQEVEASIFGSMVNLFDGKVGAFAYLLFVLLYFPCVAAIAAVYRETNLGWTIFVGLWTTGLAYIAAVIFYQLGTFSVNPAGSLLWTFSMLSIFVVAVVIMWLKGRRREEA, from the coding sequence ATGCCCGACACCATGATAGTGAATGAACAAACCACGCCAAACCAAAAGAACATACGAAAGGCAACGATTGCACTCGCCGGTAACCCGAACTGCGGAAAAACGACACTGTTCAACGCCCTGACCGGCCTGAACCAGAAAACCGGCAACTGGCCCGGTGTAACCGTTGACCGTAAGACAGGAACATACACTCATGAAGATCTCGAAATAGAGCTGGTCGATCTACCGGGAGTGTACTCCATTACAGCATCGTCAGTTGATGAGGAAATTGCAAGAGAATATATACTGTCAAAAGAGGCAAAACTGATCATCAACATCGTCGATGCTTCGAACTTGGAACGGAATCTCTACCTCACAAGCCGTTTGCTTGAAATGAACGTTCCGGTACTGATAGCCTTGAATATGATGGATGTTGCCAACGAACGGGGCCTTGAGATCGACATCCATGCTCTTGAATCGAGACTCGGCTGCCGAATCATTCCCGTCATTGCATCGAAAAACAAGGGAATCCCTGCTCTCAAAATAGCTATTTACCAGGAAATCGACCGCCATAAAGAGTACCGTTCGCCGGCACAATACCCTCGAAACCTCAGTACCGCAATTGAAACTTTCGCCGAAAAACTTCGTACCAACGGCAGGCAAACGGACGCTGATCCTCAATGGATGGCGGTTAAGCTTCTCGAAGGAGACCTGCCTCTGGAAAAGCTTGTCGACAATGAATTGCAAAATGAAATTTCACAGTCAAGGCAGAAGCTCTCTCTAGAACTCGATGAAGACATCGACATTATCGTGGCCGATAGTCATTACCGCCAAATCAGTACAATAGTCAACGAAGTGGTCCGGAGAAAACTGGAAGTTTCGGAAACCGTTTCGGACAAAATTGACAAAGTTGTTTTGAGCCGCCTCTGGGGTATTCCGATCTTTCTGGCAGCAATGTACACTATGTTCATGTTCACCATTAATCTTGGCGGTGCTTTTATCGATTTTTTCGACATGTTCGCAGGGACTATTTTCGTCGATGGCCTCAGCGCACTGCTCGAACCGCTTGAAACCCCACAATGGTTGCTCACCATCCTGGCTTCAGGGCTTGGCGGCAGTATTCAAACCATGGCGACATTCATCCCTCCCATCGGATTTATGTTCCTCTTCCTTTCTTTTCTCGAAGATTCGGGCTACATGGCCAGAGCGGCATTTGTCATGGACCGGGGAATGCGTTTTCTTGGTCTGCCTGGAAAGGCATTCATCCCCCTCTTGGTAGGGTTTGGCTGTAATGTCCCGGCTATCATGGGTACCCGGACCATTGAAAACCAGAGAGACCGCCTGATGACAATCATGATGAATCCCTTCATGTCCTGCGGCGCGAGACTTCCTGTCTACGCTCTTTTCGCTGCAGCGTTTTTTCCGGTAGGAGGACAGAACATTGTATTCCTGCTTTATCTGATAGGGATTGCGTTTGCCGTGCTGACCGCTCTGGTTTTGAAAAATACTCTTTTGAAAGGCGAAACAAGTCATTTTCTTATGGAACTCCCCCCATACCATTTCCCTACCGTGAAAGGTGTTCTGCTGAGAACCTGGGACCGCCTGAAATCATTCCTGGTTCGTGCAGGAAAAGTGCTTGTCCCGGTCATCGTCGTGTTGAGCTTTCTCAATTCACTGGGAACGGATGGTTCATTTGGCAACGAGGATACTGAAAATTCAGTGCTTTCGTCAATCAGCAAAACAATATCGCCAGTATTCGCCCCGATGGGGGTCACTGAAGACAACTGGCCGGCTACCGTCGGTATTTTCACCGGCATTTTCGCCAAGGAAGCGGTTGTGGGTACGCTTGACGCTTTATATGCCCAGATAGGAAGCGACGGAGAGAAGAGTGATGAGGAAAATGAAGAGTTCGACTTCTGGGCCGGTATCAACGAATCTTTTGCGACAATACCGGCAAATCTCGGGGACCTGGCAGATACCGTACTCGACCCGCTGGGAATCTCTATCGGAGATGTTTCCGACATGGAAACAGCAGCTGAAGAACAAGAGGTCGAAGCCTCTATCTTCGGATCGATGGTCAACTTGTTCGACGGCAAAGTCGGTGCGTTCGCCTACCTGCTTTTTGTTCTCCTCTACTTTCCCTGTGTCGCGGCGATCGCAGCGGTATATCGTGAAACAAACCTTGGATGGACAATTTTTGTTGGGCTATGGACTACCGGCCTGGCATATATTGCAGCTGTGATTTTTTATCAACTCGGCACTTTTTCCGTAAACCCTGCAGGATCGTTGCTCTGGACATTCTCCATGCTTTCTATCTTCGTTGTTGCAGTTGTAATTATGTGGTTGAAAGGTAGACGGAGAGAAGAAGCATAA
- a CDS encoding FeoA family protein, producing MKLSELTKGQTARIKKISCSGSLKSKLIDMGVLKGERVQIVRIAPLGDPVEVLIKQYKLSLRKKDIEGIIVEEVQ from the coding sequence CTTACAAAAGGACAAACCGCGCGGATCAAAAAAATCTCGTGCTCCGGTTCTCTCAAATCAAAATTGATCGACATGGGCGTTCTCAAAGGAGAAAGAGTTCAGATTGTACGCATTGCGCCCCTTGGAGACCCCGTCGAAGTCCTGATCAAGCAATACAAACTTTCATTACGCAAAAAAGACATCGAGGGAATAATCGTCGAGGAGGTGCAATAA